The Candidatus Methylomirabilota bacterium genome window below encodes:
- a CDS encoding LLM class F420-dependent oxidoreductase: MKLSVEFASVSYREGPAAVAELARAIERIGYDHIDIFDHVVMGVPIEGRARGPYNAAMPILEALTALAYIAAVTSRVTLGTEVLVLPQRQPALVAKQVSTLDTLSGGRIRLGVGVGWQESEYEALGESFRTRGARMDDAIRLLRAYWTDAEVTTAGPHYRTVAMAMEPKPPQGARLPIWIGGNSEAAYRRVGRLGDGWLASRVTDPASARESIAAIRRHAEQAGRDPGVIGLQSMVAPPPRDAAGKTFYADHDAVVARVAALKAMGFEWVALNATAIFQAGARSVAAITEQLDRLHARIRAEVG; this comes from the coding sequence ATGAAGCTCAGCGTGGAGTTTGCCAGCGTGTCCTACCGCGAGGGGCCGGCCGCCGTCGCCGAGCTCGCCCGCGCCATCGAGCGGATCGGCTACGACCACATCGACATCTTCGACCACGTGGTGATGGGCGTGCCGATCGAGGGCCGAGCGCGGGGGCCGTACAACGCGGCGATGCCGATCCTCGAGGCGCTGACCGCGCTCGCCTACATCGCGGCGGTCACCTCGCGGGTCACTCTCGGCACCGAGGTGCTCGTGCTGCCCCAGCGGCAGCCCGCGCTGGTGGCCAAGCAGGTGAGCACGCTCGACACGCTCTCCGGCGGGCGGATCCGGCTCGGGGTCGGCGTCGGCTGGCAGGAGTCGGAATACGAGGCCCTCGGCGAGAGCTTCCGCACCCGCGGCGCGCGGATGGACGACGCGATCCGGCTGCTGCGCGCCTACTGGACCGACGCCGAGGTGACCACGGCCGGCCCGCACTACCGCACCGTCGCCATGGCCATGGAGCCGAAGCCGCCCCAGGGCGCGCGACTGCCGATCTGGATCGGCGGCAACTCGGAGGCGGCCTACCGTCGCGTCGGCCGCCTCGGCGACGGCTGGCTCGCGTCCCGGGTGACCGACCCGGCGAGCGCGCGCGAATCCATCGCGGCCATCCGCCGTCACGCCGAGCAGGCCGGGCGCGATCCGGGCGTCATCGGGCTGCAGAGCATGGTGGCCCCCCCGCCCCGCGACGCCGCCGGCAAGACCTTCTACGCCGACCACGACGCGGTGGTGGCCCGCGTGGCCGCGCTGAAGGCGATGGGCTTCGAATGGGTCGCGCTCAACGCCACCGCGATCTTCCAGGCGGGCGCGCGCTCGGTGGCGGCGATCACCGAGCAGCTCGACCGCCTGCACGCCCGTATTCGCGCCGAGGTCGGCTGA
- a CDS encoding GspH/FimT family pseudopilin produces the protein MQTEQDISPDPLATRRADPGFTLAELIVLIAVIGILSIMAMPSFLRYYQAATLKSGAQQFAALINQAREIAIKENDNLCVKVSSPTQMMYVRNNCTTGTAWVGAGTDAAGNINLPPRISVAGPSAANSPIFNYVGSALPAATFTLTNIETGATLTVSVAASGRVTIP, from the coding sequence ATGCAAACTGAACAAGATATCTCGCCGGATCCGCTCGCGACCCGCCGGGCAGATCCCGGGTTCACTCTCGCCGAACTGATCGTGCTGATCGCGGTGATCGGCATCCTGTCGATCATGGCCATGCCGTCGTTCTTGAGGTACTACCAAGCCGCCACTCTGAAGTCGGGTGCCCAGCAGTTCGCGGCCCTGATCAACCAGGCGCGCGAAATAGCCATCAAGGAAAACGACAACCTGTGCGTCAAGGTCTCGAGTCCAACGCAGATGATGTATGTCCGCAACAATTGCACCACGGGTACCGCCTGGGTTGGAGCTGGTACAGACGCTGCCGGCAACATCAACCTGCCGCCGCGCATCTCCGTGGCGGGTCCCTCCGCCGCGAACTCGCCGATCTTCAACTATGTCGGGTCGGCACTACCGGCGGCCACCTTCACACTCACCAATATCGAGACCGGTGCCACCCTCACGGTGTCAGTGGCGGCGTCCGGTCGGGTCACGATCCCGTAA
- a CDS encoding GspH/FimT family pseudopilin encodes MRTTATTDPEGRYRQRGFTLIEMTVTLTVLGLLVAMAIPAYLSYRQSAVLKSGAQQIVTMINVARELALRVNDNVCVKLPSPTTMSYTLGGCSGSVWIGAGTDPAGNVPLPEGVTVTTTANPVFNYVGAALPAATYTITNPQTSATLTVSVSLSGRVTIP; translated from the coding sequence TTGCGAACGACTGCGACGACCGATCCGGAGGGGCGCTACCGCCAGCGGGGATTCACGCTCATCGAGATGACCGTGACCCTCACCGTGCTGGGCCTGCTGGTCGCCATGGCCATCCCCGCTTACCTCAGCTATCGCCAGAGCGCGGTCCTGAAGTCGGGCGCCCAGCAGATCGTCACGATGATCAACGTGGCGCGCGAGCTCGCGCTGCGGGTGAACGACAACGTGTGCGTCAAGCTTCCGAGCCCCACCACCATGAGCTACACGCTGGGCGGCTGCTCCGGCAGCGTGTGGATCGGGGCCGGGACGGATCCGGCCGGTAACGTGCCGCTCCCGGAGGGCGTCACCGTGACCACCACCGCGAATCCGGTCTTCAACTACGTCGGCGCCGCCCTGCCGGCCGCCACCTATACGATCACCAACCCGCAGACGAGCGCGACCCTCACCGTGTCGGTGTCGCTCTCGGGGCGGGTCACGATCCCGTGA
- a CDS encoding prepilin-type N-terminal cleavage/methylation domain-containing protein: MSRSRRRAWPAVLADQRGFTMTEMLMVTTVLAVILGGVILVQHQGQQAYLFGSHRIEAQQNGRAALELMSRELRSALSVTAVGGTTDLTFVDGSGAPVRYQLTGATLNRTFGGDTSPLVGGVQTLAMTCYSAWDGSTNSGTATTVPGAVKLVRLQLVTGTEDQVGPGSPGDQRIAMESLVRLRNVP, encoded by the coding sequence ATGAGCCGGTCCCGCCGGCGGGCCTGGCCGGCCGTGCTCGCCGATCAGCGCGGATTCACCATGACCGAGATGCTCATGGTCACCACCGTGCTCGCGGTGATCCTGGGCGGCGTCATCCTGGTGCAGCACCAGGGGCAGCAGGCGTATCTCTTCGGCTCGCACCGCATCGAGGCCCAGCAGAACGGGCGCGCCGCGCTCGAGCTGATGTCACGGGAGCTGCGATCCGCGCTCTCGGTGACCGCGGTGGGCGGCACGACCGACCTCACGTTCGTCGACGGCAGTGGCGCGCCCGTCCGCTACCAGCTGACCGGCGCCACCCTCAATCGAACCTTCGGCGGAGACACCTCCCCGTTGGTCGGCGGCGTGCAGACCCTGGCCATGACGTGTTACTCCGCGTGGGACGGCAGCACCAATAGCGGCACCGCCACCACGGTGCCCGGGGCCGTGAAGCTGGTGCGCCTGCAGTTAGTGACCGGCACGGAGGATCAGGTGGGTCCGGGCTCGCCCGGCGACCAGCGCATCGCGATGGAATCGCTCGTTCGGCTGCGCAATGTTCCGTGA
- a CDS encoding peptidoglycan-binding domain-containing protein yields the protein MTPWIALAVTLSLLLLDAPLAITASSEVTAAAARPGTPPQPAPRYVREAQRALRDLGYEPGPVDGVVGPRTREALVKYQRSEKIAVTGRLDPETMVRLDIQKRVFAEHTRAR from the coding sequence ATGACACCCTGGATCGCGCTCGCCGTCACGCTGTCGCTGCTGCTGCTCGATGCGCCGCTCGCGATCACCGCCTCATCCGAGGTGACCGCCGCGGCGGCACGACCGGGAACGCCCCCGCAGCCCGCGCCCCGCTACGTGCGCGAGGCGCAGCGCGCGCTGCGCGATCTCGGATACGAGCCCGGGCCGGTGGACGGCGTCGTCGGCCCGAGGACACGGGAGGCGCTGGTGAAGTACCAGCGATCGGAGAAGATCGCGGTCACCGGGCGGCTCGACCCGGAGACGATGGTGCGGCTCGACATCCAGAAGCGGGTGTTTGCCGAGCACACGCGCGCCCGGTAG
- a CDS encoding EamA family transporter — MPPQVLALGSALCAAMATFLIQRGLQRSNFYAGAWINVVVGAIAAWTATLILVPWQAYTWRAVPYFVFSGVVGTAGGRLFRVLAIQKVGAPVAAAVNNLAPLVATGLAIVLLGEHVTPPILGGTLVIVVGTILLSLSGRYVGFRPRHLVYPFIAASCFGTVAIVRKLGLSTAGPLFDAAINVTAALLASTSFVAASGNLGSLRCERRSLLWFVAGGIAENTGVFLVLLALGGGDVSVVIPLAGSAPLFVLLIAYLFPSESNRLNWRVILGAMLIVLGVVLLTR; from the coding sequence GTGCCGCCGCAGGTCCTGGCGCTGGGCAGCGCTCTGTGCGCGGCCATGGCCACCTTCCTGATCCAGCGCGGGCTGCAGCGCTCGAACTTCTACGCGGGCGCCTGGATCAACGTGGTCGTGGGCGCCATCGCGGCCTGGACCGCGACGCTGATCCTCGTGCCCTGGCAGGCCTACACCTGGCGCGCGGTGCCCTACTTCGTATTCTCGGGCGTGGTCGGCACCGCGGGCGGTCGGCTCTTCCGCGTGCTCGCCATCCAGAAGGTGGGCGCGCCGGTGGCCGCGGCGGTCAACAACCTCGCGCCCCTGGTGGCGACGGGGCTGGCCATCGTGCTGCTGGGCGAGCACGTGACGCCGCCCATCCTGGGGGGCACCCTCGTGATCGTGGTCGGCACGATCCTGCTCTCGCTGAGCGGGCGCTATGTGGGCTTCCGCCCCCGCCACCTCGTGTATCCCTTCATCGCGGCCTCCTGCTTCGGCACGGTCGCGATCGTGCGCAAGCTCGGGCTCAGCACCGCCGGGCCCCTCTTCGACGCGGCCATCAACGTCACCGCGGCGCTGCTCGCCTCGACCAGCTTCGTGGCCGCTTCCGGGAACCTGGGCTCGCTGCGCTGTGAGCGCCGGAGCCTGCTCTGGTTCGTGGCCGGCGGCATCGCGGAGAATACCGGCGTCTTCCTGGTGCTGCTGGCCCTCGGCGGGGGCGACGTCAGCGTGGTCATCCCCCTGGCCGGCAGCGCCCCCCTCTTCGTCCTGCTGATCGCCTACCTCTTCCCCAGCGAGTCCAACCGCCTGAACTGGCGGGTGATCCTGGGCGCGATGTTGATCGTGCTGGGCGTTGTCCTGCTCACTCGCTGA
- a CDS encoding heparan-alpha-glucosaminide N-acetyltransferase domain-containing protein, translating to MARPAPLLIDVAPAPATVESTAVRPSPRLQSLDVFRGLTIAAMLLVNNPGSWSHVYAPLEHVPWDGWTPTDLVFPFFLFIVGITTTLSIGGLMERGASGRELFRKVLTRSIIIFALGLAMQGFPEYDLRTIRVPGVLQRIALSYLIAATIVLWTGVRGQLVALIALLVGYWVLMTRVPVPGLGSTALAPDLNLSNWLDLKLIGRNHLMHETMTWDPEGTLSTLGGVASVMCGVLAGHWIRSSRVASAKVIGLIVAGGVGVALGSWWSQTYPIIKNLWTGSFVLLSAGMACLVLAAIYWLVDMKGHRGWAVTPFLVFGTNAITAYWLSSLMGIVLNWIVITSPEDGESLVLQTYIYETFYARWLPPEMASLAYAVSFVLLWLGLLGLLYRRRIFIRI from the coding sequence ATGGCTCGCCCCGCGCCCCTGTTGATCGACGTCGCCCCCGCCCCCGCCACGGTCGAGTCGACGGCGGTTCGCCCCTCGCCGCGTCTGCAATCGCTCGACGTCTTCCGCGGGCTCACCATCGCGGCGATGCTGCTGGTCAACAACCCCGGCAGCTGGAGCCACGTCTACGCGCCGCTCGAGCACGTGCCGTGGGATGGCTGGACGCCGACCGATCTGGTGTTCCCGTTCTTCCTGTTCATCGTCGGCATCACCACCACGCTCTCCATCGGCGGGCTGATGGAGCGCGGGGCCAGCGGCCGCGAGCTGTTCCGCAAGGTGCTGACCCGCTCGATCATCATCTTCGCCCTCGGGCTGGCCATGCAGGGCTTCCCCGAGTACGACCTGCGCACGATCCGGGTGCCCGGCGTGCTCCAGCGCATCGCGCTGTCCTACCTGATCGCGGCCACCATCGTGCTGTGGACCGGCGTGCGCGGGCAGCTCGTGGCCCTGATCGCGCTGCTCGTGGGCTACTGGGTGCTGATGACGCGCGTGCCGGTGCCGGGGCTCGGGTCCACCGCGCTCGCGCCGGATCTGAACCTGTCCAACTGGCTCGATCTCAAGCTGATCGGCCGGAACCACCTCATGCACGAGACCATGACCTGGGATCCGGAGGGCACGCTCAGCACCCTCGGCGGCGTCGCCAGCGTGATGTGCGGGGTGCTGGCCGGCCACTGGATCCGGTCGTCGCGGGTGGCCTCGGCCAAGGTGATCGGCCTGATCGTCGCGGGCGGGGTGGGCGTGGCGCTCGGCTCGTGGTGGAGTCAGACCTACCCGATCATCAAGAACCTGTGGACGGGCTCCTTCGTCCTGCTCTCGGCGGGGATGGCCTGCCTGGTCCTGGCCGCGATCTACTGGCTCGTCGACATGAAGGGCCACCGGGGATGGGCGGTGACGCCGTTCCTGGTCTTCGGCACCAACGCGATCACCGCCTACTGGCTCTCGAGCCTCATGGGCATCGTGCTCAACTGGATCGTGATCACGAGCCCGGAGGACGGCGAGTCGCTGGTGCTCCAGACGTACATCTACGAGACGTTCTACGCCCGGTGGCTCCCGCCCGAGATGGCCTCGCTCGCCTACGCGGTCAGCTTCGTGCTGCTCTGGCTGGGGCTGCTCGGCCTCCTCTACCGGAGGCGGATCTTCATTCGGATCTGA
- a CDS encoding ChbG/HpnK family deacetylase, whose protein sequence is MDLPTSRRRFLATGVGALAAVAAAPLRSLATASERLVVVNADDFGMSAEIDRGILEAHDRGIVTSASLLVDEPNTEAAIQEAHRRPKLGLGLHVAFDSRGKWLIDVKDLDVVQREIHRQIDRFIRMTGAAPDHIDSHHHVHRLFNIAYLFLDVGRQYRVPVRGLTEVVFVGRFYGQPEFGKTDLSKIGVEAMIGLLQSLKPGISEVSCHPGTLESRPDAVYNREREVELQTLTDPRIRSLITEEGIRLINYRDYARLRSVRLRSE, encoded by the coding sequence ATGGACCTCCCGACTTCTCGGAGACGCTTCCTGGCCACCGGCGTCGGTGCCCTCGCCGCGGTGGCCGCCGCTCCCCTCCGATCCCTCGCCACCGCCTCGGAGCGCCTGGTCGTCGTGAACGCGGACGACTTCGGCATGTCCGCCGAGATCGACCGCGGCATCCTCGAGGCCCACGACCGGGGCATCGTGACCAGCGCGAGCCTCCTGGTGGACGAGCCGAACACCGAGGCCGCGATCCAGGAGGCCCACCGGCGGCCGAAGCTCGGCCTGGGCCTCCACGTGGCGTTCGACTCGCGGGGCAAGTGGCTCATCGACGTGAAGGACCTGGACGTCGTGCAGCGCGAGATCCACCGGCAGATCGACCGGTTCATCCGGATGACCGGCGCGGCCCCCGATCACATCGATTCGCACCACCACGTGCACCGGCTGTTCAACATCGCCTATCTCTTCCTCGACGTGGGCCGACAGTACCGGGTGCCGGTGCGCGGCCTCACCGAGGTGGTGTTCGTCGGGCGGTTCTACGGCCAGCCCGAGTTCGGCAAGACCGATCTGAGCAAGATCGGCGTGGAAGCCATGATCGGCCTGCTCCAGTCGCTCAAGCCCGGGATCTCGGAGGTCTCCTGCCACCCCGGCACGCTCGAGTCACGGCCGGACGCGGTCTACAACCGCGAGCGCGAGGTCGAGCTGCAGACGCTGACCGACCCGCGCATCCGGAGCCTGATCACCGAGGAGGGCATCCGGCTCATCAACTATCGCGACTACGCCCGCCTCCGATCCGTCCGGCTCAGATCCGAATGA
- a CDS encoding prepilin-type N-terminal cleavage/methylation domain-containing protein translates to MIPVRAMLRDERGFTLTELLVVTAVLGLILAGVVLVQQRGQEAYLFGAHRVEVQQNNRSALELMVRELRSAKSVTAIPSATNLTFQDADGVTKQYQLSGTTLNRTVAGTTTPLIGGVQTLSMTYFSAWNGATNTGTSTTAPSSVKLIRIQLVTGTEDQVGTASPGNQRAIMESLVQLRNIP, encoded by the coding sequence ATGATCCCCGTGCGGGCCATGCTCAGGGACGAACGGGGGTTCACGCTGACCGAGCTGCTTGTGGTGACGGCCGTCCTCGGATTGATTTTGGCCGGCGTCGTGCTGGTGCAGCAGCGGGGGCAGGAAGCCTATCTGTTCGGCGCCCACCGGGTCGAGGTCCAGCAGAACAACCGGTCCGCCCTCGAGCTCATGGTTCGGGAGCTTCGATCGGCAAAATCCGTCACCGCGATCCCCAGCGCCACGAATCTGACCTTCCAGGACGCAGATGGCGTGACCAAGCAGTACCAACTCTCGGGCACCACTCTGAATCGTACGGTGGCCGGCACGACTACACCGCTCATCGGAGGCGTCCAGACGCTGAGCATGACCTACTTCTCCGCGTGGAATGGAGCCACCAATACCGGCACCAGCACGACGGCGCCGAGCAGCGTGAAGTTGATCCGGATCCAGCTCGTGACGGGTACCGAGGACCAGGTAGGTACCGCTTCACCGGGAAACCAGCGTGCCATCATGGAGTCGCTGGTGCAACTGAGAAACATCCCGTAG
- a CDS encoding prepilin-type N-terminal cleavage/methylation domain-containing protein, with translation MGRLVSDQRGMTLAEVLVALPIITIGLLALLSAIPISTYATADGSQTSTATFLANQRLEQVRNTQWSATCQVDPATGLVIPGAATVIDKVGVSASSTVAPKDPAAVVTFADENPVAAPYTRYSRQVRITGVATTPTCTAAGIMSATGVRTVTVTVAYTPLSATGSNAVSGTRPVSVTMQIAQR, from the coding sequence ATGGGACGGCTCGTCTCAGATCAACGCGGTATGACGCTGGCCGAGGTGCTGGTCGCGCTGCCGATCATCACCATCGGCCTCCTGGCGCTGCTCTCGGCGATCCCCATCTCCACCTACGCGACCGCGGACGGAAGCCAGACTTCGACCGCGACCTTCCTGGCGAACCAACGGCTCGAGCAAGTACGCAACACCCAGTGGAGTGCTACGTGTCAGGTAGACCCTGCGACCGGCCTGGTCATCCCCGGTGCGGCTACGGTCATCGACAAGGTCGGCGTCTCGGCCTCCTCGACGGTCGCCCCGAAGGATCCGGCCGCGGTCGTGACCTTCGCCGATGAGAACCCGGTCGCGGCGCCCTACACTCGCTACTCGAGACAGGTGCGCATCACAGGTGTAGCCACGACTCCGACCTGCACGGCCGCGGGGATCATGAGCGCCACCGGGGTGCGAACGGTCACGGTGACCGTCGCGTACACGCCGCTCAGCGCCACCGGGTCGAATGCGGTCTCCGGGACACGGCCGGTCAGCGTGACCATGCAGATCGCCCAGAGATGA
- a CDS encoding phospholipase D-like domain-containing protein, with product MLILVLLVLLPTSVWAQAPRLAEPEQSRPWAVYFSPDDGTRAVTEAIGRARKSVRLQAVAVTSPPITRALVEAHQRGVSVEVIVNAKAPKGRASAAPSLAQAGIAVLSDRVHAPVGGGVAVIDRQVVLTGGFSFAAGTESQNAENLLVISDAGLAARYSENWQAHAAHSVRSPTP from the coding sequence GTGTTGATCCTGGTCCTCCTGGTATTGCTGCCGACCTCGGTCTGGGCCCAGGCGCCCCGGCTGGCGGAGCCCGAGCAGTCCCGTCCGTGGGCGGTGTACTTCTCGCCCGACGACGGCACCCGCGCGGTGACCGAGGCCATCGGGCGGGCGCGGAAGAGCGTGCGCCTCCAGGCCGTCGCGGTGACATCGCCCCCGATCACGCGGGCACTCGTCGAGGCCCACCAGCGCGGGGTGAGCGTCGAGGTCATCGTGAACGCCAAGGCCCCGAAGGGTCGTGCCTCCGCGGCGCCGTCGCTCGCCCAGGCCGGCATCGCGGTCCTGAGCGACCGGGTTCACGCCCCGGTGGGCGGCGGCGTGGCCGTGATCGACCGGCAGGTCGTCCTCACCGGCGGCTTCAGCTTCGCGGCGGGCACCGAGAGCCAGAACGCAGAGAACCTGCTGGTGATCAGCGATGCGGGCCTGGCCGCGCGCTACAGCGAGAACTGGCAGGCTCACGCCGCGCACTCGGTCCGGTCGCCCACCCCGTAA
- a CDS encoding tetratricopeptide repeat protein, producing the protein MSRSNACALLVLLAVVVGCQSPSPPSRPSSAKDTAGLAAQALAEGRHADAARLYREALGEEPGNMALHYGLAVTSTYLDQRDDAIREFRWVFQYGPPNAAEVEASRRWLSRAGALPLVTYAAAIQDRPEKERTPGNASLEGRAVFAENGKPPQPMRREQLFLVGQPNSPTQRERYNLRTDENGAFKFPDVVPGPYKLTNRVAGTPTWRMRVELKASEVKVLDLNPSNSATLQDDFPEPAAETK; encoded by the coding sequence ATGAGCCGATCGAACGCTTGCGCGCTGCTCGTCCTTCTTGCGGTGGTCGTCGGGTGCCAGTCTCCATCACCGCCGTCCCGGCCGAGCTCCGCCAAAGATACGGCGGGGCTGGCGGCACAGGCCCTCGCGGAGGGTCGCCATGCCGACGCGGCCCGGCTGTACCGAGAGGCGCTCGGCGAGGAGCCCGGCAACATGGCACTCCACTACGGGCTGGCCGTGACCAGCACCTACCTGGATCAGCGGGATGACGCGATCCGGGAATTCAGGTGGGTCTTTCAGTATGGGCCTCCGAACGCAGCGGAGGTAGAGGCATCTCGACGCTGGCTCAGTCGGGCCGGGGCCCTTCCCCTGGTGACCTATGCCGCGGCAATTCAGGATCGGCCGGAGAAGGAGCGCACCCCGGGCAACGCCAGCCTCGAGGGGCGGGCCGTGTTCGCGGAGAACGGGAAACCGCCACAGCCGATGCGCCGGGAGCAGCTCTTCCTGGTTGGGCAGCCGAACAGTCCGACCCAACGGGAACGCTACAATCTGAGGACCGACGAGAACGGTGCCTTCAAGTTCCCCGATGTCGTCCCCGGCCCTTACAAGCTCACCAACCGGGTGGCCGGCACGCCGACTTGGCGCATGCGGGTCGAGCTCAAGGCCAGCGAGGTGAAGGTGCTCGACCTCAACCCGTCCAACAGCGCAACCCTGCAGGACGACTTCCCAGAACCAGCGGCCGAGACGAAGTAG
- a CDS encoding ABC transporter substrate-binding protein, protein MDARNIDLMMRMLPRTSPDVSRRDFLRTAAAGAAGAAGALATPKRARAQTPKKGGTLVYGMEGPSDILDPQATGCWLTYRVTYQMFEGLLAEDLTKSDVAIPKVVPRLAESYTLSKDGLTRTFKLRKGVKFHDGSAFNAQAAVFSWERMFKKDAPQFYARANSYTSYVVEYITGVEAVDEYTLKMTFSKPYAEWERMTLQSWGEPMMISPAQVKKTGNEKFADAPVGTGPFKFVENVPGDRIVLERFKEYWGPQANVDKLVFRRLDDPAARVAALRTGEVDFILAPPPDEVEALRKDKYQVMQSNAPHIWYWHLNMKDEKFKDVRVRKALQMSVDKEKMCKELLRGTAKPAWSMISPATAAYDAGYKPYSYNPDKAKALLKEAGLGNGFETVFWTSTSGSGQMIPVPMAEWIQRDLAKVGIRVKLETFDWITYLSKMFQGLRPGHGAYQLSWGMTTNFWIDIVARSTRQPDKGVNVGWYGNPKVDGLLDQARAELDDKKRAALYRQIDKIIMEDDAAFFPICNDLNLVVLSPKVKGFVNPPEEWFQLWTPWVEA, encoded by the coding sequence ATGGATGCTCGAAACATCGATCTGATGATGCGGATGCTGCCCCGGACGTCGCCCGACGTGAGCCGGCGCGACTTCCTCCGCACCGCGGCCGCCGGCGCGGCGGGCGCCGCGGGCGCGCTGGCCACGCCGAAGCGCGCGCGCGCCCAGACCCCGAAGAAGGGCGGCACGCTCGTCTACGGCATGGAAGGCCCCTCCGACATCCTGGACCCGCAGGCCACCGGCTGCTGGCTCACGTATCGCGTGACCTACCAGATGTTCGAGGGCCTGCTCGCCGAGGATCTCACCAAGTCCGACGTGGCCATCCCGAAGGTGGTGCCGCGGCTCGCCGAGTCCTACACGCTGTCCAAGGACGGCCTCACCCGCACGTTCAAGCTGCGCAAGGGAGTGAAGTTCCACGACGGCAGCGCGTTCAACGCCCAGGCCGCGGTGTTCTCCTGGGAGCGCATGTTCAAGAAGGACGCCCCGCAGTTCTACGCGCGCGCCAACAGCTACACCAGCTATGTGGTCGAGTACATCACCGGCGTGGAGGCGGTCGACGAGTACACGCTGAAGATGACGTTCAGCAAGCCCTACGCGGAGTGGGAGCGGATGACGCTGCAGAGCTGGGGCGAGCCGATGATGATCAGCCCGGCCCAGGTGAAGAAGACCGGCAACGAGAAGTTCGCCGACGCCCCGGTGGGCACCGGCCCCTTCAAGTTCGTGGAGAACGTGCCGGGCGACCGCATCGTGCTCGAGCGATTCAAGGAGTACTGGGGCCCGCAGGCCAACGTCGACAAGCTGGTGTTCCGCCGGCTCGACGACCCCGCCGCCCGGGTGGCCGCCCTGCGCACCGGCGAGGTGGACTTCATCCTCGCTCCGCCGCCCGACGAGGTCGAGGCGCTCCGCAAGGACAAGTACCAGGTGATGCAGTCCAACGCCCCGCACATCTGGTACTGGCACCTCAACATGAAGGACGAGAAGTTCAAGGACGTGCGGGTGCGGAAGGCGCTGCAGATGTCGGTGGACAAGGAGAAGATGTGCAAGGAGCTGCTGCGCGGCACCGCCAAGCCGGCCTGGAGCATGATCTCCCCCGCCACCGCGGCCTACGATGCCGGCTACAAGCCGTATTCCTACAACCCGGACAAGGCCAAGGCGCTCCTCAAGGAAGCCGGGCTCGGTAACGGCTTCGAGACCGTGTTCTGGACGTCGACCTCCGGCTCCGGCCAGATGATCCCGGTCCCGATGGCCGAGTGGATCCAGCGCGACCTGGCCAAGGTCGGCATCCGGGTCAAGCTCGAGACGTTCGACTGGATCACCTATCTGTCGAAGATGTTCCAGGGGCTGCGCCCCGGTCACGGGGCCTACCAGCTCTCCTGGGGCATGACCACCAACTTCTGGATCGACATCGTGGCGCGCTCCACCCGTCAGCCCGACAAGGGCGTCAACGTCGGCTGGTACGGCAATCCCAAGGTGGACGGGCTGCTCGACCAGGCCCGCGCCGAGCTCGACGACAAGAAGCGCGCCGCGCTCTACCGGCAGATCGACAAGATCATCATGGAGGACGACGCCGCCTTCTTCCCGATCTGCAACGACCTCAACCTGGTGGTGCTGAGCCCGAAGGTGAAGGGCTTCGTGAATCCGCCCGAGGAGTGGTTCCAGCTCTGGACGCCCTGGGTCGAGGCCTAG